The following proteins are encoded in a genomic region of Bacillus sp. FJAT-22090:
- a CDS encoding MarR family winged helix-turn-helix transcriptional regulator — MTGQITRLNQYWTDIYFYLHYPHEDKISHQAVRILQLIEKKQFVGVNDVAIFLQISPNTASEHVKRLLEKKYIKKEKSAEDQRKVSLTLTELGKSVLHRNTSLDEEKLKIVLEQLSNQERMMIEKALEILSKGANKCM, encoded by the coding sequence GTGACCGGGCAAATAACGAGGCTAAATCAATATTGGACAGATATTTATTTTTACTTACATTATCCACATGAGGATAAAATCTCCCATCAGGCAGTACGTATACTTCAGCTTATAGAAAAAAAACAATTTGTTGGCGTGAATGATGTAGCTATTTTTTTACAAATTTCGCCTAATACAGCATCAGAACATGTAAAGAGATTATTGGAGAAAAAATATATTAAAAAAGAAAAGAGCGCCGAGGATCAAAGGAAAGTAAGTTTAACTTTAACTGAGCTAGGCAAAAGCGTGTTACATCGAAATACGAGTTTGGATGAGGAAAAATTAAAAATAGTACTAGAGCAGCTATCGAACCAAGAAAGAATGATGATTGAGAAAGCATTAGAAATATTAAGTAAGGGTGCGAATAAATGTATGTAA
- a CDS encoding methionine biosynthesis PLP-dependent protein: MSKKSIETQLVQLGNHSDSKTGAVNPPIYLSTAYKHAGLGQSTGYDYTRTKNPTRAILEEGIAKLEAGDAGFACSSGMAAIQLVLSLFKSGDELIAPEDLYGGTYRLFNQYADSYNIRTSYSKFETVQEVEALITKNTKAIFIETPTNPLMQEIDIEQYATLAKKHHLLLIVDNTFLTPYLQRPIELGADIVIHSGTKYIGGHNDVLAGLVVSKGTDIGEKLLINHNAAGAVLSPFDSWLLIRGLKTLHLRMKQHDANAKKIAKFLQNESVVKDVLYSGKGGMLSFRLQKSEWINPFLENLQLIVFAESLGGVESFITYPATQTHAEIPEEERIARGVDNSLLRFSVGVEEAEDLIKDLKQVFALLESEVSVK, translated from the coding sequence ATGTCTAAAAAGAGTATAGAAACTCAGCTAGTACAATTAGGGAACCATAGTGATTCGAAGACAGGAGCTGTAAATCCACCAATCTATTTATCTACCGCTTACAAGCATGCCGGACTTGGTCAATCAACTGGTTATGACTATACACGTACAAAAAACCCGACAAGAGCTATATTAGAAGAAGGCATCGCGAAGCTAGAAGCTGGAGATGCGGGATTTGCCTGTAGTTCCGGTATGGCTGCAATTCAATTGGTATTATCTCTATTTAAATCAGGTGATGAACTGATTGCCCCAGAGGATCTTTATGGCGGGACTTATCGCTTATTTAATCAGTACGCAGATTCCTACAATATACGCACATCCTATTCAAAGTTTGAAACTGTTCAAGAAGTAGAAGCCCTCATTACTAAAAACACAAAAGCAATCTTTATAGAAACGCCTACTAACCCGTTAATGCAAGAAATCGACATAGAGCAATATGCGACATTAGCTAAAAAGCATCATTTATTATTAATCGTGGATAATACATTCTTAACCCCTTACTTACAGCGCCCAATTGAACTTGGTGCCGATATTGTTATTCACAGCGGCACAAAATACATTGGCGGCCATAACGATGTTCTTGCTGGTCTCGTTGTTTCTAAAGGCACCGATATAGGTGAAAAATTACTAATAAATCATAATGCAGCAGGTGCAGTGCTTTCTCCATTTGATTCATGGTTATTAATAAGGGGGTTAAAAACACTTCACTTACGTATGAAACAGCATGATGCAAATGCAAAAAAGATTGCTAAATTCTTACAAAATGAATCAGTAGTAAAGGATGTTTTATATTCTGGAAAAGGCGGAATGCTTTCTTTCCGCTTACAAAAAAGTGAATGGATTAATCCCTTTCTTGAAAACCTCCAATTAATCGTTTTTGCAGAAAGCCTTGGAGGAGTGGAAAGTTTTATCACCTATCCCGCAACTCAAACACACGCGGAAATTCCAGAAGAAGAACGTATAGCACGTGGTGTAGATAACAGCCTACTACGCTTCTCTGTCGGTGTTGAAGAGGCAGAGGACTTAATAAAAGACTTGAAACAAGTTTTTGCATTATTGGAAAGTGAGGTGTCCGTAAAATGA
- the metC gene encoding cystathionine beta-lyase, translating into MSGYKESLETSIVVASTRGHGERKTGAVNVPIYLSSTFHQESFDEFGPYDYSRSGNPTRDALEKTIAELEGGTRGLAFSSGLAAISSAFMLLSAGDHIVITEDVYGGTFRFVTEVLPRIGIKHTFVDFTDLESVASAIRSNTKLIYIETPSNPCLGITDINRIVELAKANNCLTFLDNTFMTPLYQRPLDLGVDVVLHSATKFLSGHSDIIAGLAVTKDEELGKRLAFLQNSFGAILGAQDSFSLIQGIKTLSVRFEKSADSAQQIAAYLNNHTLVEEVYYPGLTSHPGYEIHAQQTTSPGAVLSFRLPTQAIAKAFVESVQIPVFAVSLGGVESILSHPAQMSHAAMPKSEREKRGITDGLLRFSVGLENVDDLIADFDQALLVAAKLIEKVGI; encoded by the coding sequence ATGAGTGGATATAAAGAGTCATTAGAAACGAGTATTGTCGTGGCATCAACTCGTGGGCATGGAGAGAGAAAAACTGGTGCTGTCAATGTCCCGATTTATCTGTCCTCTACCTTCCATCAAGAAAGCTTTGATGAATTTGGTCCATATGATTATAGCCGTTCTGGAAATCCAACGAGAGATGCTTTAGAAAAAACGATTGCTGAACTAGAAGGTGGTACTCGAGGTTTAGCATTCTCCTCCGGACTTGCTGCAATCTCTTCCGCATTCATGCTCCTATCCGCAGGTGATCATATTGTTATTACAGAAGATGTCTATGGAGGTACATTTCGTTTTGTAACCGAGGTATTGCCTCGTATTGGAATTAAGCATACTTTCGTTGATTTTACGGATTTAGAATCCGTTGCTTCAGCGATTCGCTCCAATACAAAATTGATTTATATTGAAACACCATCCAATCCATGTCTAGGTATAACGGATATTAATCGAATCGTGGAGCTCGCTAAAGCAAACAATTGCCTAACCTTTTTAGATAATACATTTATGACACCACTTTACCAACGTCCACTCGACCTTGGAGTAGATGTAGTTTTACATAGCGCTACTAAATTTTTATCAGGACACAGTGACATAATTGCAGGTCTAGCTGTTACAAAAGATGAGGAACTTGGAAAACGATTAGCATTCCTTCAAAATTCATTCGGTGCGATTTTAGGTGCCCAAGATTCATTTTCACTTATTCAAGGAATTAAAACGTTGAGCGTTCGATTTGAAAAATCAGCAGATTCAGCCCAACAGATTGCTGCCTATTTAAACAATCATACTTTAGTCGAAGAAGTTTATTATCCAGGGTTAACATCCCATCCAGGATATGAAATTCATGCACAGCAAACAACAAGCCCTGGGGCAGTCCTCTCCTTCCGTTTACCTACGCAAGCAATAGCAAAAGCATTTGTTGAAAGTGTTCAGATTCCTGTTTTCGCTGTAAGTCTTGGCGGAGTGGAATCTATTCTTTCCCACCCTGCCCAGATGTCCCATGCCGCTATGCCAAAATCGGAACGGGAAAAACGAGGAATCACTGATGGATTACTTCGATTCTCAGTTGGTTTAGAAAATGTAGATGATTTAATAGCAGACTTCGACCAAGCACTTCTAGTAGCTGCAAAACTAATAGAGAAAGTTGGAATTTAA
- a CDS encoding MarR family winged helix-turn-helix transcriptional regulator yields MGENLSLKSFVVLMKASKSVQDRTKKDISSYEMHTSEFTVLEALYNKGKQTVRQISDSVLINSGSITYVIDKLETKGLLERLNCKEDRRVVYIQITEAGKQFMDEIFPKHVSVIEEIFSGITKEEKVVLIDLLKKVGKNNNSH; encoded by the coding sequence ATGGGGGAGAATTTATCGTTAAAATCGTTTGTTGTTTTGATGAAAGCATCTAAATCTGTGCAAGATCGGACGAAAAAAGACATTAGTAGCTATGAAATGCATACATCTGAATTCACGGTGTTAGAAGCCCTATATAATAAAGGAAAACAAACGGTACGACAAATTTCAGATTCAGTGCTTATTAATTCGGGTTCCATCACTTACGTAATCGATAAATTAGAAACAAAGGGTTTATTAGAGCGATTAAATTGTAAAGAAGACCGTCGTGTTGTCTATATTCAAATTACGGAAGCTGGTAAACAATTTATGGATGAGATCTTTCCAAAGCATGTATCCGTAATTGAAGAAATCTTTTCAGGAATAACGAAAGAAGAAAAGGTTGTATTGATCGATTTATTAAAAAAAGTTGGAAAGAATAACAACAGTCACTAA
- a CDS encoding acyl-CoA dehydrogenase family protein — translation MARYRFETEDHEIFRQSLRKFLQKEAVPFYDTWEKQKAIPISFWKRLGEMGFLCPQVEEEFGGLGLDFSYSVIISEELERVGTSLVGVGLHNDIVVPYIESFGSKEQKQRWLPNCISGDSITAIAMTEPGTGSDLANVQTTAILDDEHYVLNGQKTFITNGINGSLFLVVVKTNPKAEPKHKGISLLMVEEGTPGFTKGRKLDKVGLHAQDTAELYFEDCRVPIGNLIGEEGHGFSYLMEKLQQERLVVAITAQIASEDMLEITMEYVKSRKAFGNAVSSFQNTQFKLAEMATKIELGKSFLESLIEDHLAGKDVVTKVSMAKYWLTETAREISVECMQLHGGYGYMEEYKIARRYRDIPVASIYAGTNEIMKVIIAKNLGL, via the coding sequence TTGGCAAGGTATCGTTTTGAAACGGAAGACCATGAAATATTTCGTCAATCGCTTCGGAAGTTCCTTCAAAAAGAAGCTGTCCCCTTTTACGATACTTGGGAGAAACAAAAAGCGATTCCTATTTCTTTTTGGAAGAGGCTAGGAGAGATGGGATTTCTCTGCCCCCAAGTGGAAGAGGAATTTGGAGGACTAGGGCTAGATTTTAGTTATAGTGTAATTATTTCTGAGGAGTTAGAGAGAGTAGGGACTAGTTTAGTAGGAGTCGGTCTACATAATGATATCGTCGTTCCATATATTGAGTCTTTTGGATCAAAGGAACAAAAGCAGCGTTGGCTCCCCAATTGTATATCAGGTGATTCGATTACAGCCATCGCAATGACCGAGCCAGGAACCGGATCTGACCTAGCTAATGTTCAAACGACTGCTATTTTGGATGATGAGCACTATGTGTTGAATGGTCAAAAGACGTTTATCACAAATGGTATTAACGGAAGTTTATTTTTGGTTGTTGTTAAAACAAATCCAAAAGCAGAACCAAAACATAAAGGTATAAGTCTGCTCATGGTAGAAGAAGGAACTCCCGGTTTTACAAAAGGTCGAAAACTTGATAAAGTAGGACTTCACGCACAAGACACTGCCGAATTATATTTCGAGGATTGTCGAGTACCAATTGGTAATTTAATTGGAGAAGAAGGGCATGGCTTTAGTTATTTGATGGAAAAACTACAACAAGAAAGGCTAGTAGTTGCTATTACAGCACAAATTGCTTCCGAGGATATGTTGGAAATAACTATGGAATATGTGAAATCTCGTAAAGCATTTGGTAACGCTGTGTCATCCTTTCAAAATACACAATTTAAACTAGCGGAGATGGCGACAAAAATAGAGCTAGGGAAATCATTCCTAGAGTCACTAATTGAGGATCATCTTGCTGGAAAAGACGTCGTGACAAAGGTGTCAATGGCTAAGTATTGGTTGACTGAAACGGCTCGTGAAATTTCCGTAGAGTGCATGCAATTACATGGAGGCTATGGCTATATGGAAGAATACAAAATAGCAAGAAGATATCGTGATATACCAGTCGCCTCTATTTACGCAGGTACTAACGAAATTATGAAGGTAATCATTGCAAAAAATTTAGGGTTATAA
- a CDS encoding ABC transporter ATP-binding protein translates to MLETVLKVKDLHISFLTSDKEFEAVRGVSFDVKKGETLGIVGESGSGKSVTARSIMRLLPSPPSLLKNGEIEFLGENLVNKSEKEMESIRGRDISMIFQDPMTSLNPTIRIGKQIAESLTKHQKLSKKEAYKQAVELLKLVGIKNSEERFNQYPHEFSGGMRQRVMIAIALACRPTLLIADEPTTALDVTIQAQILNLMKDMQTRFGTSIILITHDLGVVAGMCDRVAVMKDGEIVETGTTEEIFENPQHAYTKRLLNALPRLDQKKKPKRLPLRSIGIEEGKPLLDVRSLKQHFNTGKGNVLKAVDDISFFIKPGETLGLVGESGSGKSTTGRAVLRLHEPTDGDILYQGIAINRLNKNELKTMRRHMQMIFQDPYSSLNPRFKVLDIIGQALDIHQLSKNNEERKNRVEELLVMVGLKPEHAMRYPHEFSGGQRQRIGIARALAVEPDFIVCDEPLSALDVSIQAQIVELLEDLQHRLGLTYLFIAHDLSMVKHISDRVAVMYAGKIVELAESEELYSNPLHPYTKSLLAAIPIPDPKIEAKKKRSLMEENREKDRYQLSQSELLEVSKGHWVAIPKN, encoded by the coding sequence ATGTTGGAGACGGTTTTAAAAGTAAAAGATCTACATATCTCGTTTCTAACCAGCGACAAAGAATTTGAAGCTGTACGAGGTGTCAGTTTTGACGTGAAGAAAGGAGAAACTTTAGGTATTGTTGGAGAATCTGGTAGCGGAAAAAGTGTTACTGCCCGTTCCATTATGAGACTTCTTCCCTCACCTCCCTCCTTGTTGAAAAACGGAGAAATTGAGTTCCTCGGTGAAAATCTGGTAAATAAATCAGAAAAAGAAATGGAAAGTATTCGTGGAAGAGATATTAGTATGATTTTCCAAGATCCTATGACCTCTCTAAACCCTACTATCCGAATTGGAAAGCAAATCGCTGAAAGCTTAACTAAACATCAAAAGTTATCTAAAAAGGAAGCATACAAACAAGCAGTTGAACTACTTAAACTTGTAGGCATTAAAAATAGTGAAGAACGTTTTAATCAATATCCGCATGAGTTTTCTGGGGGAATGCGTCAACGTGTCATGATTGCAATTGCACTTGCATGTCGACCTACTTTACTAATTGCAGATGAACCGACTACAGCACTTGATGTAACGATTCAAGCACAAATATTAAATCTGATGAAAGATATGCAAACACGTTTTGGAACATCCATTATTTTGATCACCCATGATTTAGGAGTTGTCGCAGGTATGTGTGACAGGGTTGCAGTAATGAAGGATGGGGAAATTGTTGAAACTGGAACAACAGAAGAGATCTTTGAAAACCCTCAACATGCTTATACCAAAAGATTGCTCAATGCCCTTCCTCGTCTGGATCAAAAGAAAAAACCTAAACGTCTCCCTCTTCGCTCTATTGGAATAGAAGAAGGAAAACCATTACTCGATGTTAGGTCTCTAAAACAACATTTCAATACTGGAAAAGGCAATGTATTAAAAGCAGTCGATGATATCAGCTTTTTCATAAAACCGGGAGAAACGTTAGGCTTAGTTGGAGAATCTGGATCAGGAAAGTCTACAACCGGTAGAGCTGTTTTACGACTTCACGAGCCGACAGATGGAGACATATTATATCAGGGTATAGCCATTAACAGATTAAACAAAAATGAATTGAAAACAATGCGACGTCATATGCAAATGATCTTTCAAGATCCCTATTCGTCTTTAAACCCACGCTTTAAAGTCCTTGATATTATAGGGCAAGCATTAGATATTCATCAGTTGAGTAAAAATAATGAGGAAAGAAAAAATAGAGTAGAAGAATTGCTTGTAATGGTTGGATTAAAACCAGAGCATGCAATGCGGTATCCACATGAGTTTTCAGGTGGGCAGCGACAAAGAATAGGAATTGCTCGAGCACTAGCAGTAGAACCTGACTTTATTGTTTGTGATGAACCATTGTCCGCATTAGATGTTTCTATCCAAGCACAAATTGTTGAATTACTTGAGGACCTTCAACATCGGTTGGGACTTACCTATCTCTTTATCGCCCATGATTTATCGATGGTCAAGCATATTAGTGATAGAGTGGCAGTTATGTATGCAGGAAAAATTGTCGAGCTTGCAGAAAGTGAAGAATTGTACTCTAACCCATTGCACCCATACACAAAATCACTATTAGCAGCGATACCTATTCCAGATCCTAAAATTGAAGCAAAGAAAAAACGATCACTAATGGAAGAAAATCGGGAAAAAGATCGATATCAATTATCACAATCAGAATTACTAGAAGTCTCCAAAGGACATTGGGTTGCTATACCGAAAAATTAA
- a CDS encoding flavin reductase family protein: protein MLSFDPKKRTERENYKLLIGSIVPRPIAFVTSLAKDDTINGAPFSYFNIVSSNPPMISLAIQRKNGERKDTARNILERNEFVVHIVDEENVEKINITAVSLPPNESEIKKAGLTLASSEIIGTPGIKEAKVRFECTLEQIIELGEGHSIGTDLIIGKIVRFHIDESIYEDGRINHQTLGAVSRLAGSNYAKIGEVFSIERPK, encoded by the coding sequence TTGCTTTCTTTTGATCCGAAAAAAAGGACAGAAAGAGAAAATTATAAATTGTTAATCGGTAGTATAGTTCCTAGACCGATTGCATTTGTCACTAGTTTGGCGAAAGATGATACGATTAACGGTGCACCCTTTAGTTATTTCAATATTGTTTCGTCTAATCCGCCAATGATTTCCCTTGCGATTCAGCGGAAAAATGGAGAACGAAAAGATACCGCACGAAACATTTTAGAAAGAAATGAGTTTGTTGTCCACATTGTGGATGAAGAAAATGTAGAAAAGATTAATATAACTGCTGTCTCGCTGCCTCCGAATGAAAGTGAAATCAAAAAAGCTGGGTTAACCTTGGCATCAAGTGAAATAATCGGTACTCCAGGAATCAAAGAAGCGAAAGTTAGGTTTGAATGCACTTTAGAGCAAATTATTGAGTTGGGTGAAGGTCATTCTATAGGAACGGATCTCATTATAGGAAAAATCGTTCGTTTTCATATAGATGAATCTATTTACGAAGACGGCAGAATCAATCATCAAACACTTGGAGCGGTTAGCCGTTTAGCAGGTTCTAACTACGCTAAAATTGGTGAAGTATTTTCGATAGAAAGACCAAAATAA
- a CDS encoding ring-cleaving dioxygenase, whose product MKKTAGIHHITAIVGHPQENVDFYGGVLGLRLVKKTINFDDPGTYHLYFGNGGGKPGTIITFFPWVGAYQGKIGDGQVGVTSYVIPVGAMPFWEKRLEKLGVLFNKESRFGETYITLEDPHGLRLELVEREDGEANNWTFGDITAEVAIKGFGGAILFSSQPEKTAKTLEEVMGFEKIAEEGDLIRFKSIGEIGNVIDLKTTSRGRGQMGVGTVHHIAWRAEDDKDQLDWQQYVGNHGYGVTEVKDRNYFNAIYFREHGEILFEIATDPPGFAHDESLETMGENLMLPYQYEKYRERLTNELIPIKIRNFD is encoded by the coding sequence ATGAAAAAAACAGCAGGAATACACCATATTACGGCAATTGTAGGACATCCACAGGAAAATGTCGATTTTTATGGAGGGGTTTTAGGACTAAGGTTAGTGAAGAAAACAATTAATTTCGATGACCCAGGAACATATCATTTATACTTCGGAAATGGTGGAGGAAAACCAGGGACAATTATTACATTTTTTCCATGGGTTGGCGCTTATCAAGGGAAAATTGGGGATGGACAAGTTGGTGTGACATCTTATGTGATACCAGTTGGGGCAATGCCTTTTTGGGAAAAAAGATTGGAAAAATTAGGTGTTCTTTTTAATAAGGAATCACGCTTTGGAGAAACTTATATTACGTTGGAGGACCCACATGGCCTCCGATTAGAACTAGTGGAAAGAGAAGATGGTGAAGCTAACAATTGGACTTTTGGTGATATTACCGCTGAAGTAGCAATTAAAGGTTTTGGTGGAGCAATATTGTTTTCATCACAACCAGAAAAAACTGCAAAAACACTAGAAGAAGTGATGGGCTTTGAGAAAATTGCAGAAGAAGGTGATTTAATTCGTTTCAAATCAATTGGTGAAATCGGGAATGTGATCGATTTAAAAACGACATCTAGAGGCCGTGGGCAAATGGGTGTAGGCACAGTTCATCATATTGCTTGGAGAGCTGAAGATGATAAAGATCAACTAGATTGGCAGCAATATGTAGGCAATCATGGATATGGAGTAACCGAAGTAAAAGATAGAAACTACTTTAATGCAATCTACTTCAGAGAGCATGGCGAGATATTATTTGAAATCGCAACGGATCCTCCAGGATTTGCTCATGATGAATCGCTTGAAACTATGGGCGAGAATTTAATGCTACCTTATCAATATGAAAAGTATCGAGAACGATTGACCAATGAGTTAATTCCAATCAAAATAAGAAACTTTGACTAA
- a CDS encoding ABC transporter permease — protein sequence MQRAPFKFLLIILGFPLHFITFFYYQLKKKNDTYFIIYEKMNASLKDSGLKEELKREFADQYVRKHAFFREKVNEQEMEREVEKLAEERYTKVLSEKIEEQYEQNGLKKLTYVSYFQSLLNKKSFLVVSFIPGILMYLILILYSNAFVKFIFERLIMSVFVIAGVSILVFTILYLSPFDPAANILGEAATKEQIAAFNQMHGLDQSYLAQLWDALKGIAMFDLGASFNGNEEVATSIANKFPITLTIAIFSLLMAIVIAIPVGIISATRQNTFLDYSFMFVALIGLSIPNFWQGLVFILNFSIKLQWLPATYNPQNLLSIIMPVIVLGTGLTASVARMTRSSMLEIINEDYIITAKAKGLNERQVLWKHAVGNAMIPIITVIGLLFGDMLGGAAVTEKVFNISGIGSYIVDKQFVPDIPAIMGGVIYIAITISLVNVLIDILYAFFDPRIRSKMKQL from the coding sequence ATGCAGAGAGCGCCGTTTAAATTCTTGTTGATAATTTTAGGATTTCCGTTGCATTTTATCACTTTTTTTTATTATCAATTGAAAAAGAAGAACGATACATATTTTATTATTTATGAAAAAATGAATGCTTCCTTGAAAGACTCGGGTCTAAAAGAAGAGCTGAAGAGAGAATTTGCAGACCAATATGTGCGCAAGCATGCTTTCTTTCGTGAAAAAGTTAATGAACAGGAAATGGAGAGAGAAGTAGAAAAGCTTGCAGAGGAACGATACACAAAAGTACTCTCTGAGAAGATAGAGGAACAGTATGAGCAAAATGGATTAAAAAAGCTAACGTATGTTTCTTATTTTCAAAGTTTACTTAATAAAAAGTCATTTTTAGTTGTTTCATTTATACCTGGGATACTTATGTATCTAATACTAATTTTGTATAGTAACGCTTTTGTTAAGTTTATCTTTGAACGACTAATTATGAGTGTATTTGTTATAGCAGGTGTATCCATTCTAGTATTTACTATTCTATATTTATCTCCTTTTGATCCTGCAGCTAATATCTTGGGAGAAGCAGCGACGAAAGAGCAAATTGCAGCTTTCAATCAGATGCATGGTTTGGATCAGTCTTACTTGGCTCAATTATGGGATGCACTAAAAGGAATAGCTATGTTTGATTTAGGAGCTTCTTTTAATGGAAATGAAGAAGTAGCCACAAGTATTGCGAATAAATTCCCAATTACCTTAACTATTGCAATTTTTTCATTGTTAATGGCGATTGTTATTGCAATACCAGTAGGAATAATTTCAGCTACTAGACAAAATACGTTTTTAGATTACTCTTTCATGTTTGTTGCTTTAATTGGATTATCTATTCCTAACTTTTGGCAAGGTCTAGTGTTTATTTTAAATTTCTCGATTAAATTGCAGTGGTTACCTGCAACCTATAATCCTCAAAATTTGTTGTCGATCATTATGCCGGTCATTGTTCTTGGAACCGGATTGACGGCATCTGTTGCAAGGATGACACGATCCTCCATGTTAGAAATTATTAATGAGGATTATATTATTACAGCAAAAGCCAAGGGGCTAAACGAAAGACAGGTACTTTGGAAACATGCAGTTGGAAACGCAATGATTCCTATTATTACAGTAATTGGTTTACTGTTTGGTGATATGCTCGGAGGAGCAGCAGTAACCGAGAAAGTATTCAATATTAGTGGTATAGGAAGTTATATTGTTGATAAACAATTCGTTCCAGATATACCAGCGATTATGGGTGGGGTAATTTATATTGCCATAACCATTTCTTTAGTAAATGTGCTCATCGATATTTTGTATGCGTTTTTTGATCCTC
- a CDS encoding DUF3147 family protein, whose product MYVIVKIMISAILIGIVTEVSRRFPTYGGIIAALPLVSLLSIIWLYVQGEQTTVLSKFALGVLWGFPATAVMLLIVYISLQNSLHLFVSIGLGICGWLLFLFVQDVTIDFVKGLL is encoded by the coding sequence ATGTATGTAATTGTGAAAATAATGATTTCTGCTATTTTAATAGGGATTGTAACAGAAGTTTCGAGAAGGTTTCCGACCTATGGCGGAATAATCGCTGCGCTTCCTTTAGTTAGCCTTTTAAGTATTATATGGTTATATGTACAAGGTGAACAAACTACTGTGTTAAGTAAGTTTGCATTAGGAGTTCTTTGGGGATTTCCTGCTACTGCAGTGATGTTGTTAATTGTTTATATCTCCTTACAAAATTCTCTTCATTTATTCGTGTCTATCGGATTAGGGATTTGTGGATGGCTTTTGTTTTTATTTGTACAAGACGTTACGATTGATTTTGTCAAAGGATTGCTCTAA
- a CDS encoding thiolase family protein, producing the protein MREVVIVDGVRTAVGRRKGVYANYRSDELAAVVLDELVTRIGLDKAEVEDVILGCVTQSGEQGGNIARTAALIAGFPIHVPGVTIDRQCGSSQQAVHFASQAIASGDMDIVIAGGVESMTREPMFSNIGDTKPSSKLTEKYEIINQGLSSERMVKKWNLTRNELDQYSSDSHKKALEAIKNGHFKKEIVPIEILQEDGSVKIVDIDEGPRDGSSPEVLNQLKTVFDEEGVITAGNASQMSDGASAVLLMSQERANQLGLRPKARIVARSVTGSDPTLMLTGPIEATKKALLKAGLTIGDIDTYEVNEAFAQVPLVWLKETGADPKKLNPDGGAIALGHPLGATGAKLLVTILHRLERTGGRYGLLAICEGMGMANATIIERIE; encoded by the coding sequence ATGAGGGAAGTCGTAATAGTAGACGGTGTTCGAACAGCGGTAGGGCGTAGAAAAGGGGTTTATGCTAATTATAGATCGGACGAACTTGCAGCAGTTGTTCTAGATGAGCTTGTAACACGTATAGGTTTAGATAAGGCGGAAGTGGAGGATGTAATCTTAGGATGTGTCACCCAATCAGGAGAACAAGGTGGTAATATTGCAAGAACTGCAGCGTTGATTGCAGGATTTCCAATTCACGTGCCGGGTGTAACAATCGATAGACAATGCGGCTCCAGTCAGCAAGCGGTTCATTTTGCTTCACAAGCAATCGCATCTGGTGATATGGACATTGTGATTGCTGGAGGCGTAGAAAGTATGACGCGGGAGCCTATGTTTTCAAATATTGGAGATACTAAACCGAGTTCTAAACTAACCGAAAAATATGAAATTATCAATCAAGGATTATCTTCAGAAAGAATGGTAAAGAAGTGGAATTTAACACGGAATGAGCTGGATCAATATTCTTCTGATAGTCATAAAAAAGCATTAGAAGCAATTAAGAATGGTCACTTTAAAAAAGAAATCGTGCCGATTGAAATACTTCAAGAAGATGGTAGCGTCAAAATAGTTGATATTGATGAAGGGCCAAGGGATGGTTCATCGCCAGAAGTACTAAATCAATTAAAAACGGTATTTGATGAGGAAGGCGTAATTACTGCAGGGAATGCGAGTCAAATGAGTGATGGTGCTTCTGCTGTTTTGCTTATGTCTCAAGAAAGGGCAAACCAACTCGGCCTAAGACCAAAAGCACGCATTGTTGCTAGAAGTGTAACAGGATCAGATCCTACGCTAATGCTAACGGGTCCAATTGAAGCTACTAAAAAAGCTTTGTTAAAGGCTGGACTGACGATTGGCGACATAGACACATATGAGGTAAATGAGGCATTTGCCCAAGTTCCACTTGTTTGGTTGAAAGAGACAGGGGCGGATCCAAAAAAATTAAATCCAGATGGAGGAGCAATCGCACTAGGACATCCATTGGGAGCAACAGGAGCGAAGCTTTTAGTAACTATTTTGCATAGATTAGAACGTACTGGTGGTCGTTATGGGCTTCTAGCCATTTGTGAAGGCATGGGAATGGCCAATGCAACTATTATTGAACGGATAGAATAA